The Microlunatus soli genome contains the following window.
CGGCTACGCCGAGGCCGATCCGACCGCCGACATCGAGGGGTTCGATGCCGCGGCCAAGGCCGCCATCCTGTCCAGCCTGGCGTTCCATTCCCGGGTCAGTGGTGCCGACGTCTATCGCGAAGGCATCACCGACGTCACCTCGGGCGATATCGCCTCGGCCGCCGAGATGGGCTGTGTGGTCAAGCTGTTGGCGATCTGCGCGTTGACCGAACCCGCCGAACTTGCCGACGGCAGCCCCGGTGAACGAGCCGTCTCGGTGCGAGTGCATCCGGCGATGATCCCGCGCAGCCATCCGCTGGCGACGGTGCGCGGCCCGTACAACGCGGTGTTCGTGGAGTCCCGGGCTGCCGGCCGGCTGATGTTCACCGGTCCGGGTGCCGGCGGTCCGCCGACGGCTTCGGCGGTGCTGGGTGATCTGGTCACGGTCTGCCGCAACCGGGTCCGGGGTGCTGCCGGGCCGGGGGAGTCCAGCTACGCCCAGCGCAAGGTGTCGCCGATCGGCGAGGTGGTCACCCGCTACCACCTGTCGCTCGACGTCGCCGACGTTGCCGGCGTGCTGGCCACCATCGCCGGAGTGTTCTCCGACTACGGCGTCTCGATCCAGACCGTACGGCAGCAGGGCCGCGACGGTGACGCACGGCTGGTGATCGTCACGCACCGCGCCACCGACGCCGCACTCAGCGCCACCGTCGAGGCCCTGCACCGCCTCGACGTCGTGAACGAAGTGACCAGCGTGATGAGAGTCGAAGGGGAATGATGAGCGCCGTCTCACCGACCGACCACCGTGTCGAGGGGCCCTCGGGGGTGATCGAGCGGTACCGCGAGTGGCTGCCGATCGGCGCCGACGACCCGTACGTCGCGCTCGGCGAAGGCAGCACGCCGCTGGTCCGTGCCAACGCATTGTCGGAGAAGCTCGGCAGCGAGATCTGGCTGAAGGTCGAGGGTGCCAACCCGACCGGGTCGTTCAAGGACCGGGGGATGGCGGTCGCGGTCTCCAAGGCACTGGCCGAGGGCGCGACCGCGGTGATCTGTGCGTCGACCGGCAACACCTCGGCCTCGGCGGCGGCGTACGCGTCGCGCGCAGGGCTGCAGCCGATCGTGCTGCTCCCGGCCGGTCGGATCGCGGCCGGCAAGCTGGCCCAGGCGGTCATCCACGGTGCCCGGATCGTCCAGTTGGACGGCAACTTCGACGCCTGCCTCGACCTGGCCCGGCAGTTGGCCGACAACTATCCGGTGTCGCTGGTCAACTCGGTCAACCCGGTCCGGCTCGAAGGGCAGAAGACCGCGGCGTTCGAGATCGTGGACGCCCTCGGCGATGCTCCGGACGTGCACGTCCTGCCGGTCGGCAACGGCGGCAACATCTCCGCCTACTGGCTCGGCTTCACCCAGTACGCCGACCACGGCAACGCCTCCCGTCGCCCGCAGGTCTGGGGGTTCCAGGCCGCCGGTGCCGCACCGCTGGTGAACGGTGCCCCGGTCGCC
Protein-coding sequences here:
- a CDS encoding homoserine dehydrogenase, producing the protein MNVTDADLPAGAAPLRVAVLGCGVVGTEVVTLLTDQADDFAARVGRPIELVGVAVRRLNKVRPGIDTGLLTVDADALVRRDDVDVVVELIGGIEPARTLILTAMEHGASVVTANKALLAEDGTTLYAAAEKAGVDLYFEAAVAGAIPIVRPLRESLVGDEITSVIGIVNGTTNYILDKMDSEGSGFDETLEEAQQLGYAEADPTADIEGFDAAAKAAILSSLAFHSRVSGADVYREGITDVTSGDIASAAEMGCVVKLLAICALTEPAELADGSPGERAVSVRVHPAMIPRSHPLATVRGPYNAVFVESRAAGRLMFTGPGAGGPPTASAVLGDLVTVCRNRVRGAAGPGESSYAQRKVSPIGEVVTRYHLSLDVADVAGVLATIAGVFSDYGVSIQTVRQQGRDGDARLVIVTHRATDAALSATVEALHRLDVVNEVTSVMRVEGE
- the thrC gene encoding threonine synthase, giving the protein MSAVSPTDHRVEGPSGVIERYREWLPIGADDPYVALGEGSTPLVRANALSEKLGSEIWLKVEGANPTGSFKDRGMAVAVSKALAEGATAVICASTGNTSASAAAYASRAGLQPIVLLPAGRIAAGKLAQAVIHGARIVQLDGNFDACLDLARQLADNYPVSLVNSVNPVRLEGQKTAAFEIVDALGDAPDVHVLPVGNGGNISAYWLGFTQYADHGNASRRPQVWGFQAAGAAPLVNGAPVADPDTIATAIRIGRPASTELAIAAKNESGGFFAAVDDDEIMAAQTFLARKEGIFVEPASAAGVAGLLAMAERGEETGGRRITVTVTGHGLKDIDTALGALDPIETDVVQADLPAVAAACGL